From the Cryptomeria japonica chromosome 2, Sugi_1.0, whole genome shotgun sequence genome, one window contains:
- the LOC131071315 gene encoding MYB-like transcription factor EOBII, which yields MPKGGAAMYEQEEKMRRGTWMIGEDIQLINYITLHGEGRWNFLAKASGLRRSGKSCRLRWVNYLRPDLKRGQITPEEERLIIDLQSRWGNRWSRIARHLPGRTDNEIKNYWRTRIKRKLLTKNAGNQSSRVSHNSNSMPHSFPQQNSEAERSRTPENSLQKNGTFNNRVVHFKDGIEEDSMGMPDSIISSNEWNNFHDNGDLVEDMTMSYEMESFACMISELCADVVDDQCSIFIH from the exons ATGCCAAAAGGCGGAGCTGCTATGTATGAACAGGAAGAGAAGATGAGAAGAGGTACATGGATGATAGGGGAGGATATCCAGCTCATTAACTATATAACTCTACATGGGGAAGGCCGTTGGAATTTCCTTGCCAAAGCTTCAG GACTGAGGAGAAGTGGGAAGAGCTGTAGGCTGAGGTGGGTTAACTATCTACGCCCAGATCTCAAAAGAGGGCAGATTACTCCAGAAGAAGAACGTTTAATTATAGACCTCCAAAGCCGCTGGGGTAACAG GTGGTCTCGAATCGCGCGACATTTACCTGGCCGGACAGATAATGAAATCAAGAACTACTGGAGGACAAGGATTAAGAGAAAGCTTCTTACAAAAAATGCAGGAAATCAATCTTCAAGGGTCTCACATAATTCTAACTCCATGCCACATTCATTTCCCCAGCAGAACAGTGAAGCAGAAAGGAGCAGGACACCAGAGAATAGCCTGCAGAAAAATGGAACATTCAATAACAGAGTGGTCCATTTTAAAGATGGAATAGAGGAAGATTCAATGGGCATGCCGGATTCAATTATAAGCTCAAATGAATGGAACAATTTTCATGACAATGGTGACCTGGTTGAGGATATGACGATGTCTTACGAGATGGAGTCCTTTGcatgcatgatttctgaattatgTGCAGATGTGGTGGATGACCAGTGCAGCATCTTCATTCATTGA